From the genome of Chaetodon trifascialis isolate fChaTrf1 chromosome 4, fChaTrf1.hap1, whole genome shotgun sequence:
CATAAGTATATTGTACTCAAGTTATTttgttaaaacaaaaatcatcaATATGAAACTTTTTTCTCACGATGGAAACAAGATCCTGCTGTTGTACAAACATGAAGATGTTTTTTAATACTGTGCATATGGTTTTCAACAGCAACATAAAGCCAACTTTTATGTTTAATTCAATAAAAGAAACTGAGCACAGGAGTGGAACCTGTTTCATGTTTAATTACTTATATTTTGTGTATATGTGAGATGTACGCTAGGAGTTAAGAAATCCACTAGATGGCGATGGCACTGACTGTCAACctgaaaaactgatttaaataaattatAAGACAGACTGAAAGTGTATGGAGCatatgtatttttgtatttacatttttattgtaaaatCATTACAACGTATTCAGACTTTTATAGTAGTCAGGGCTTCTTGCAACCACTGAATAAACATTTAGCAAGTTGCTTTAAGagtttattaacatttaaaggTCATGTCTTTTTACTACTCGTAGTGTCAAACaagctttttttgtgtttgctttcgACGTCTTTCAGGAATTGAACCAATTTTCAACTATACTTATTTGATGTTACTGACAGGAAACCTGTCCAatcactgagctcctctgtgccTACGTCATCTAAATCGTAACTTCCGCCCTGAGCTGTATCTGTCGGTCTGATCGTGACGTGTATTACCGAGAAGTTCCTCAATTTGTGTCGGGTGCTAATATGAAGTTAGCCAGTTTTGTTGCCGATGATATGAAGTGATTCGCGGGGGACAAATTCAAGTCTTTCGTCCCTGTTTTTGAAGCAACCATGCCTCTCACGGTCGGCGGAGGAGACGGACGGGCCGTTAGAAATGTGATGTGCGTCTTGTTTCCGCTCGCCGCCGTGTTTTTGTTGTCGGTCGGAGTTGCTGCTGTTCCAGAGGAGCCCAAAGCTGCTGTCCAGGAGCAGCCCCCACAAGAGGTAACAGCCTTGACTTCATTATTACCAGTTAAAATCTTCTATCGTCGTCGGCAGTCGACAGTTTTTGACGCCggtgcctctgctgcttcctaGCGCCTCCGAGCTAGCTAGCACATGCTAACTGAGACACATATCACACTGTGTTCCGGGTGTAGCTCAGGCGGATAAAGTTAGTCTTTCTCCTTTAAATATGGCCAGCAGCGCGAACATATGATAGAAAGTTAAGATAAGGTGACAGACGTGTGGGTGTTAGCGTGCCTGGGCCACTCTGAAATTATGCGGCCGCCAGTTTTGTTTACATTCCCGTGATGTTCCTCAAACATGCGGCCTGACTGAAGCTAGCCGGCGCAGACGTGCGGCTCTGGCTGTATTTCTGTGgagcctgactgactgacggtcactgtgctgcttttctttgcagaAAGCCTCAAGTCCCCATCCGCTAGGCCCAGTAGTTTCTGAGGATGACCCCAGCAAAGGAAACCTGGGTTTCATCCACGCCTTCGTGGCCTCTATCTCTGTCATCATTGTCTCTGAGTTGGGAGACAAGACGTTCTTCATTGCAGCCATCATGGCCATGCGTTACAACCGACTCACCGTGCTGGCAGGTGCCATGCTGGCTCTGGGATTCATGACTTGCCTTTCTGGTTAGTAGAGGTGGATATTTTGGTTATGCATATAAGGGTTATTCCGCCATGTCCACCTGAGTGATAATCAAGTAATTTGTTGTGTCCATCCTCCAGTGCTGTTTGGCTTTGccaccaccatcatcccaaGGATCTACACGTACTACGTGTCCACTGCTCTGTTCGCTATCTTTGGTGTACGCATGCTGAGAGAGGGCCTGAGAATGAGTCCAGACGAAGgacaggaagagctggaggaggtgcaggcAGAGATTAAGAAGAAGGATGAAGAGGTAAGCCCACTTTTTACCCGCCCGCTTGCTGCGTCTCAGAAGACACTGTGGTGCTTGCACGTGCAAGGAGGCAATACCGAAacagttttttgtgtgtcagcctgaaatgaattcaaatatAATGCttcaattaattttttttacttgtatttGGGGTATTTAAAAAGAAACTGGACTTATGTGAAGGCCATTTTTATCACCAGGCTGTGTGGGAGGATGGTGGTTTTTACTGTTTCAGCTCCAGCTGTTGTGGGTTAAAGTGAAGTTTTACAAAGCGGTCTGCTTTACATCTCAGGACCTGACCGTCTGATCCACCGTCACAGATGCTTTTCATTGTCTTGAGTATTCCTACTTTTTTGGGCGGCCACGTTTCTTTACCTTGTACTGTAAAATAAGTGAATTGTGCTGTTTTCCTATGTGGCAGGTGCTGCGTGAGAGGGGAGTGGAACATAATCCGCTCCACATTTCAATGTGCAAATAGAGCGTTTTTCAGTAAAACCAGTTTATGCTCTGATGTCTGTGCAGCTCCAGCGCTCCAAGCTGGCTAACGGGACTCCAGATGTGGAGGCTGGATCGGGGACCGCCATTCCTCAGGGCAGGTGGCACAGTATAATCTCACCCATCTTCATCCAAGCCCTCACCCTCACCTTCCTGGCCGAGTGGGGGGACCGCTCGCAGCTGACCACTATTATTCTAGCTGCCCGCGAGGTTTGTTGCGTTTGCTTTTAGAGCATTTTTTACTACTTAACAGCACATCAAGTGTGTGAATTTTCACCTCAGGTGGCCTCAATACTAAACAAACCTTTTGTTTATCTTTTTGAGACCACAAACAGCAAATGTCCCTGACTGTTAATTAAATATTCAGCAGAGGTGGTGTATAATTTTCTACAGCATCAacatgaaacttttttttttaatttcccaggATCCATTCGGAGTGGCGGTGGGTGGTACACTTGGACACTGTTTGTGCACAGGACTGGCTGTGATAGGAGGGAGAATGATTGCCCAGAAAATATCTGTCAGAACAGGTGAGAGCGTGCTTGGGTTATGTCGTTTGGATGTGTTTGgatttgttcagtgtgttttcaggattACAGTCCGTcctttaaaagtgtgttttttaatcacacctgcagcagaggagagctcCTTTAAAACTCAGTGGATCTCTTGATTTTCTGAGTAGCAGCGCAGCTCATGTTGAGAAGAAAATAACAGGAAGAGTTTGTCTTATGTGTTTAAATCTCCAGTGCTGGTGGGTTTCTGTCTAATGACACTTTGAGTGATGCTCGACCTGccactttttctgtttcatgaCTGGACGTTAACAACGTTGGTGATACACCGGCGTCGTGCTTCCAGGCTCTGTGTCTTTGGGCGCACAGCATCACCTCACTGCCTCCACTTTAGATTATTATCCATTCAGTAGTTCTCACATAGCTCAACAGTGTTCTGTGCACATTTTTGGATCATCTTGTTTAGTTTTTAGGAAAAGAGGAGTTAAGGAAACTTTAGTGACTGAGCCTCTGGTTTAATCTTCCCTTCTTCTGTAAAACAAGGTTCATATACTTAGGTTGTTTGTCTCATGATCCACCCCAtaattaaaacactgttttttccccttgttttgCTTCCATAGTTACAATCATCGGAGGAATTGTTTTCCTGGCGtttgctctctctgccctgTTCATCAAGCCAGAAGCTGGATTTTAATTGGACGAAGGACTTTCAGGTTAACGCTGTACATACGTGTAAGATTTGATCCGGTTGCAGTAGAGAGAGTGTGTAGCTGTGActcggtgtgtgcgtgtgtgtgtgtccaacagAAAGTGTGACGTGCTGAACAGAGAGCTAAGGTCCCGTCCTCACCTCCGAGCTGGCCTCTGCTCCACGGCCGTCTGCAGCTCGGTCCGTTTCCTCATCAAACACTTCGACATTATTTTATTAGCTCTAATAACATTTCCCATGGGGGCTCACCTGTAGTACGCACCAGAGCCTCGTgggaggtggagctgctggatgCTAAGTCATCAGTGTTTCATCTTTATGAAGTACAGAAGTCTTGAATTTCTTTTAGAACAGAGAACCGTGGAAACTTTTCATGAAGTTTGATGAAGTCGAAACCTTGATCATGACAATGTATTGAGTTACAGAGGCTAGCTgtggggggggtgagggggCAGCAGGGCTGTAcaagaggtgagagagagaacaagactGGATTGTTACTGATTGCTGCCCTCCAACCCATCTGTGAAAGGCTGCGTGTCTCAGAAACAGCCCGACATGCAGCACTTTCCTCCCACACAGGCGCCCTTTCAAAacctttgcctttttttttgtctgtttttaaatgttaaattgtCTATTTTTGACCATTTGACACGAGCCCTGTGCCATCAGGGGACTGTCGACAGAGTCTTAACCGCCGACTGTTTGTTCCACCTTGACACATCCAGAAATCATGACCCAGTTACTGGAGATAATCCACAGAGCTCGCATGCGTCCGCTCTCTTAACCCAATCTGACACTGCTAGCTTGGAGATTAGTTTACAGCTAACCAGCGCTGCTAGCTAACGTCACAGCTCAGCCGAGGAGGACGCTGTAAATGTCAACATCCCGCTCCATCGCGAGCCTCTCGTCCACAAGGAGATGCTCGCTCTCTGCTGCGCAGTGATGCGGCTGGCGGATGTAGTTCTGTAGAAAGAAAGTAGTTCCTACATGAAACGGCTCACAgcgaggtctgtggattatctggAGGTACCGGATCATGATTTGTGGAAAGAGATGCTGCtcagtttttcccttttttttgaGCAACACGAGTCTAGTTTCATTATATTCAAGAGAGGGCAGATACTTCTGCAAAACTAGACGGATGAAGACCCCAACAGGTAAAACTGTCCTTTGAAGTCACATAAGAAGTGGGCCTACTTTATGTAAGATTTTAAtttccagctgtgaggaaagACTGAAAGCTGAACCAACAGCACATAATTAAGAAGCAGATTTAAGATGAGCTTTTTATTTGAGCCAGAGAGCCTcagacaggagcagctgatTACAGAGCTGAACCACAACTGAACCTCTGCATCCAGGTGGATGCACCGCAGCTTTGAAACCGCTCCTCTCCAGAATGCTAATGGCATATTGGAGGTAATGATCAGGGTACTTAGATTTCCTGCTTCCACTTTCGGGTGCAGATGGTGATCAGAACGTGGATCGGGTCAGAGAAAGGCCAGTAACCGCCTCCACAGATTCTCCCACACAGGTTAAGTCTTCCTCGGTGATTCGAGCCATTTCCAGTGCGAAGCTCACTGCCTCCACTCTCCAAATCACAAAATCAGCGACTGCGTCAGGTACAGAACAGATGAGTCACCCCCATGTGCTTTATCCCACAGCTAAACCGACAGTGTAAGTCACTCCTCCTGCCATAAGCAGCCGTGGCATTCAAGCCTGCGTCTCACCTTTTATTTAAAACTATTTATTTAGCttcatcttcttttcttttgttgaaaCATAAAATTCGAGGTGCAGAAGAGGTCACTACAAGCAAGGAatggaaatatttttttaagtgAACAGGCTCAAGCTGCATTGTCAATATTTGACAGGCTGTGCCCAGCTGTGAAATACTTCTGTTTGTGATACAGAGCGGTTGAGATGCCTATAAATCTGAAATGCTCAATAAAATGTTTCAGGGGTTGTCTGATTTCTAAACCCATCATTTGCACTGTGTCTGACTGACTCCACAGAACACCAGAGACGTTTCAGTACAGGTTTATTTCAAATCGAAGGGGAGCAAACGGTCGATACATTTGCCTTCAGAGGTTATGTTTAAATGTATG
Proteins encoded in this window:
- the tmem165 gene encoding putative divalent cation/proton antiporter TMEM165, whose translation is MPLTVGGGDGRAVRNVMCVLFPLAAVFLLSVGVAAVPEEPKAAVQEQPPQEKASSPHPLGPVVSEDDPSKGNLGFIHAFVASISVIIVSELGDKTFFIAAIMAMRYNRLTVLAGAMLALGFMTCLSVLFGFATTIIPRIYTYYVSTALFAIFGVRMLREGLRMSPDEGQEELEEVQAEIKKKDEELQRSKLANGTPDVEAGSGTAIPQGRWHSIISPIFIQALTLTFLAEWGDRSQLTTIILAAREDPFGVAVGGTLGHCLCTGLAVIGGRMIAQKISVRTVTIIGGIVFLAFALSALFIKPEAGF